The following DNA comes from Anopheles arabiensis isolate DONGOLA chromosome 3, AaraD3, whole genome shotgun sequence.
TGAACCACTTCCGTATGCTTCCACCGctcgacggtggtggtggtgtggacCTTGTGTAATTCTTCTCCCTGGTCAGCAGTAATAGACAGCCGTGTCATCAAATTTTGATGGTTTACCGAGGGAAaccatcgatttttgctgTCGCACacaattttgctgcacagACGAGCAAGTAAACAGGTAACCCAAGCCCTGACACCAGCTCGGATCAAGCAATCGCAACAGAATGGACGAGACAGCGATGCTTTTCGCGCTGGTTATCGTGATGCTGGTCGGGTCATACCTGGCCGGAAACATTCCGCTCATAATGTCACTGTCGGAGGTAAGACGATAACGCGTGTGTTTCgattttgatttgattcaATGCTcaatttgtgttttcttttaggAAAAGCTGAAAAACGTCTCGATATTCGGTGCCGGGCTACTCGTTGGAACCGCCCTGACCGTGATCATTCCCGAGGGCATTCGTTCGCTGTACGATGAACGTTCGCTCGAGCAGGCGGCCAGGGGCCCGGGAACCTCCGCCGGGCTGCCGGTGGACGAGCACCGGCACGAGCACAGCAACGACGAACATTCCGCCACGATAGGGCTCTCGCTCGTGCTCGGCTTCGTGTTCATGATGCTCGTCGACCAGGTGTCCTCCCGCCGGACGGAAGGCTCGAGCGAGCGCAACCTGACCGCCACGATCGGGCTGGTCGTGCATGCGGCCGCCGACGGCGTAGCACTCGGGGcggccgccaccaccagccaCTCGGACGTGGAGATGATCGTGTTCCTTGCCATCATGCTGCACAAAGCGCCGGCCGCGTTCGGGCTGGTAAGCTTCCTGCTGCACGAGGGCGTGGAGCGGGACCGGATCCGCAAGCACCTGCTCATCTTTGCACTGGCCGCACCGGCCCTCACCCTGCTGACGTACTTCGGCATCGGCAGCGAGCAGAAGGAAACGCTCGAATCGCTCAACGCGACCGGCATTGCGATGCTGTTTTCGGCCGGCACGTTCCTGTACGTCGCGACGGTGCACGTGCTGCCCGAGCTGACGCACCGCAGCGATCACGGGCACGGGGGCCACGGGCATGGCCACCATCTCGGGAACTACAGCCTGCTGGAGCAGCAACCGCCGAGCTCGTCCGCTGCCGTCAGCGGGAAACCGTCGTCGTCCGGTGGCCCCGGTGGGCTGAAAAACTACGAACTGGGCTTGCTTATACTCGGTGCGCTGGCGCCACTCTTCCTCACGCTCGGCCATCACCATTGAGAGGATGAATTGTGTGCTCGACCGCGTGTCGAACCATTTGCCAAAAGCATTCGCCAAGACGGCCGCCTGGTAGTGGTGTGCGTGCGGACTTTGTCGTCAACATGCGCTCGTTTGCATGTGCTCTAGTAATGTGATtcagttttgttgtttattacAACTTTCAGTTCGTAATATTCCATCCTTCCAAAACGGGCAATATGCGTAGGAGGAGGTAAGGGAGGTGCATTAGTTGTGTAACGGCTGTAACTTTAAGTACGaacgttttcctgttttcaAGTCTGGTTaaaaacgcattttttttcctctttttcccATCGTTACGCTCAAACGCGGGTTTACATTAGCTTCGAATGTTGTAACGGCTAGACGATCAAAACAAtgacaaacaataaaatgtaCGAACTACTTAAGCATattgggtttcttttttcgtgGAAAAGTGCAATTTTTCAGAACATTTTCACGAGTCTTTTTTTATACTACGGGAAATTAGATCGATTTCGCTCTTCCCACTGTGCGCAATTTGAAAACTGTCACTGCGCCCACTGTCGATCTGACaactcgctctcgctctccatCTCGCTTccgcagacacacacgcgcacagaGCGAGAGGAACAGCAATTTGCGAGACGGAAAGCTCGCTGGCTGTCAAACGGGGCAAACGGGAGTAGCACAGCGCAGCGTACAGAGCAGCGTAGGAAAAAGTGCGTAAAGTTTAAGCAagaaacacacccacacatacgcGCACTTGTCGTGTTCGTCCTGAAATTAGGCAAGCGCAAAGTGTAGTGCCAGCAAACAAATAGGAAAGGGAAAACTCGCACCTCGCCGTTTGCAAGTGATAACAGTGTGTTTGGGCGAGCCATCATCATTATCTTCCTTGACTGCTGGTGGTCCCCCCGTCGCCGTGTGTATTGTTTCTTTCGTGTGCATCATCCCGTCTCGTGTCGCTCTGCTCAGATTtgatgcacacgcacacacactgttcgGCCAGCGGAGGAAGACAGCAGCGCACACCACCAAcggcagcaggcagcagcagcagcgggcagGCAACcgcggagaagaaaaaaacaataccacCACACCAAGCCCACCGAGGACGGATCGATTCCGATTGCACACTTTTCGCAGTACACAGCGCCGCCTCGCAGTAGTAAAACGATCCG
Coding sequences within:
- the LOC120900430 gene encoding zinc transporter ZIP9, coding for MDETAMLFALVIVMLVGSYLAGNIPLIMSLSEEKLKNVSIFGAGLLVGTALTVIIPEGIRSLYDERSLEQAARGPGTSAGLPVDEHRHEHSNDEHSATIGLSLVLGFVFMMLVDQVSSRRTEGSSERNLTATIGLVVHAAADGVALGAAATTSHSDVEMIVFLAIMLHKAPAAFGLVSFLLHEGVERDRIRKHLLIFALAAPALTLLTYFGIGSEQKETLESLNATGIAMLFSAGTFLYVATVHVLPELTHRSDHGHGGHGHGHHLGNYSLLEQQPPSSSAAVSGKPSSSGGPGGLKNYELGLLILGALAPLFLTLGHHH